GACCGGTGATGCAACTAGCTTTCAGGTAAATACCCAGCTTCAACTCCAAAGCAACGGCCCCGCCACCACAGGCACTACGCTCCAACTCACCACGCCCTGCCAAGCCGCCACGGGTACCACGTGGGAATTTTACGCTAATCTGAAGCTAGCTACCTCCAGCGGCAACTACGCCGATGTATGGCTCATGGCCGACCAAGCTGACCTAAAAACTACCGGCACCAAAGGCTACTTCGTACGCCTCGGCGGCACACTCGACGAGGTGGCGCTGTTTCGCAAAGATGCCACCGGCAGCCCCGTGTACGTGGTGAACGGGCTCGATGGCACCCTAGCTTCCTCGACCAACAACGTGGTGCGGGTGCGCGTAACTCGCTCGCCGCAAAACGTGTGGAAGCTGGAGCGCGACCTCACGGGCGCGGGCACGAGCTACGTGAGCGAAGGCACTGCCACCGACGCTACCCATCAGCGTAGCAACTACTTCGGCGTACTGCTGACGTACTCAGCGGCCAATAACCGCAGCTTTTACTTCGACGATTTTCGGGTGACGGATGCCACACCGCCGGTTTTAGTCAGTGCTACGCCCGTCACGGCGCGGCAGCTCGACGTGGTGTACAATGAACTTGTAGATGCAGCGCCGAGCGCCGTGAGTTACCGCCTCACGGGTGCAGGTGCGCCACCCGTGCTCACCGCCCAGCGTGACGCCTCCGATCCAGCCACTGTGCACCTAGCTCTGGGTGCCGATTTGCCTTTGGGCAACAACATCTTGGAAGCACGCAACGTGGCTGACCTATATGGTAACACGGCCGCAGGGCCGCTTGCCGTGAGCTGCGTGAACAAAGGCTTTCCGGTGGCGCCCGGCGTCAATCAGGTGCTCATCACTGAAATTATGGCTGACGAGACGCCGGTGGTAGGGCTGCCAGCCTCCGAGTATTTAGAAATCCATAATCCGACGTCCGGTACGTTGTTGGACTTAGGTGGTGTGCGGCTGCAAAAAGCAGGCAGCACCACGGCGGCCGTGTTTCCAGCTGGCGCTACGTTGCTGCCTGGCGAGTATGCTGTGGTATGCGGCAGCACGCGTGCTACGCAATTTGCCAGCTTCGGGAAAGTGTTTGGGCTCACCAATTTTCCGAGCCTCAGCAACAGTGGTGACCAGCTCCTGCTGCGCAGCCGCGCTGGCCAAACGCTGTTTGAAGTAAACTACTCGGACACGTGGTACAAAGACAACCGCAAGAAAGATGGTGGTTGGGCTTTGGAAATGGTGGACCTAGCCAACCCGTGTGCTGGCATCGACAACTGGACGGCGAGCACCGATGCCAGCGGCGGTACACCTAGTCGTGTTAATTCTACGAAAGCCACGAAACCCGACCTTACGCCGCCTGCGCTGCTGCGGGCTTTGGCACTGACTCCCACAACGGTGCGGCTGTTCTTCGCGGAAAAGCTAGATAGCACAACGGTGGCTAATCCGGCACTGTACACTTTAGCGCCGGCCGCTGCTATAACCCGCGCTGCGCCCGTTGGTCCGGATTTCCGGATGGTTGATCTGACGTTAGCCGCGCCTTTGGCTGTGAATAAACCTACCACTGTGACGGCGCAGCGCATCACCGACTGCGTGGGCAATGCTGCCGGTCCGGCAACTTCCGCGGCTTTTGCACTGCCAGGCACGCCTGCGCCAGGCGATATTGTTATTAACGAAGTACTGTTCAATCCGCGAACTGGCGGAGTGGATTTCGTGGAGCTGCTTAACCGCTCCGCCCAATATCTTGACGTGCACGGTTGGCGGCTAAGCAGCGAAACCGTTACGGGCACAGATGTAATGGATATTAGCTCCGAGCCGTACGTGTTGGCGCCGGGGCAGCTTGTGGTGCTCACCACGCGTCCCGATGTGGTGCAGAGCCAGTATCCTACGCATGACGCGGCGGCATTTCTGGCTATGAATAACTTTCCGTCGCTGCCCGATGACGCCGGAACGGTGATTGTGCTGGATGCCACCAGCCAGACGCTGGACCGCTATACGTACAACAAAAGCCAGCACCTAGCTTTGCTAGATGACCTGAACGGCGTGTCATTGGAGCGCGTTCGGCCCGAAGGGCCTAGCCTCGCCAGTAACTTCCACTCGGCCGCCAGCGTCGTTGGCTACGCCACGCCCGGCCGTCCCAATTCGCAGTATCAGCAAGACCCCGGCGGTGACAAGTTCTTCCGCATAGACCCCGAAGTCTTCACGCCCGACGGCGACGGACAGCACGACCTGACAACCATCAACTACACGCTCAACCAGGGCGGCTACGTAGCCAGTGTTACGGTGTACGATGCACAGAGTCGCCCTACGCGCCACCTGGTACGCAACGAAACACTAGCGGTGAGCGGCTTTTTACCGTGGGATGGACTAAGCGACCAGGGCCGCAAAGCACCCATCGGCTATTATGTATTTTACATTGAGTTGTTGCAGCCAAGCACTAGCCTGAAGTACGAATACAAGCGCACCGTGGTGCTGGGGGCTAGGTTGTAGAAATACGCCTTGGCGCATGCTGGTCCTATCGTTTGCAAGTAGTTGAGCGTCATTATGGGCCGAACATGCCGTAGCGCGTTCCTGCAGATTAAACCATTAGCCGTCAGTAGCGTCCAACGGCAGAGCTGGTTTAAAGTATGCTGCCTATGACCACCCAAAAGCGAATTCAGCACTTGTATTGGCGCGCCGGTTTCGGCCCGCGGCCCGAAGACGTGGACGCCGACATGTCGCCGCGCAAGGCATTGCGCAAGCTGTTGCGCGAGTCGGAAAAGTTCGAGCCGCTGGACAGTCCATTGATGCGCTACACGGAAATCAAGCCGCCCTTTGTGGCGGGCTCAGCCCCTGCTCCGGTGATGGATTCGCGGGTGACCGGCATGACAACCACGCCTGATCAAATGGCTACTTCTGCCAACACATCGGCGACCGTAGCTGGCCTAGCCCCTAGGGCATTGTTGGCGGGCTCAACTCCTGGGCGGCCGATGCTGCTGCGCCGTAGTCAGCTCACGCCTCAGCAGCGGAAGATGGAAAACGAGGGCATCCGTGACGCTTTTTACCAGATGAACCTTGGTTGGATGGAGCGCATGGCCAACTCGCTGGCGCAGCTGCGAGAGAAAATGACCTTCTTCTGGCATGGTCATTTTGCGTGCCGCGTGCGGCAGCCGGTTACGGCATTGCAGCTCAACAATACCATTCGGCAGCTCGCCCTCGGCAATTTTGGCGACTTGTTGCTGGCCGTGTCGAAAGAGCCCGCCATGTTGCAGTTTCTCAACAACCAGCAAAACCGCAAGCAGCACCCCAACGAAAACTTCGCCCGCGAGGTGATGGAGCTGTTTACCATCGGGCGCGGCAACTACACCGAGCACGATGTGAAAGAAGCGGCTCGTGCTTTCACGGGGTGGTCGTCGGATGAGCAGCACCAATTCATTTTTCGGGAAAAGCAGCACGATACGGGCTCAAAAACCTTCATAGGTCGCACCGGCAACTTTAGCGGGGAAGACATTCTGACGATTCTGCTGGAGCAGCCCAAAACGGCGGAGTTTATTACCACCAAGCTCTACCGCTTTTTTGTGAATGACACCCCTAGCCCGGCCCATATTCAGCCGCTGGCGCAAGCGTTCTACAAAAGTCATTACGACATCAGCGCCTTGCTAGAGCAAATGTTCTCGGCTGATTGGTTCTATGAGGCGGCCAATGTAGGCAACCGTATCAAGTCGCCCATTGAGCTGCTGGCGGGCATCAAGCGCACTCTAGGGGTGCAGATGGAAGACCCCAAACCGCTCATTGGCTACGAAAAAGCATTAGGTCAAACGCTCTTCGAGCCGCCGAACGTAGCTGGCTGGCCGGGTGGCCGCAACTGGATCGATAGCTCGTCGCTGCTGCTGCGCTTGCAACTGCCGCAGGTGCTGTTCAAAAATGCGCAGTTCAATGTGGCGCTCAAAGAGGATGAAAACGACATTTTACCGTCGGTTGCCAAGGCTGACCGTACGTTTCGACAACAGGTAAAAACGCACTTGGAGCTGAAGCCGATAGCTGCTTTCCTAGCCAAGATTCCGGAAGATCAGCAAGCCGCGAAGCTAAGCGAGTTTCTGCTGCAAGCGCCCATCCGGCCCGAAAACCTAGTACTGGTGCAGCAAACCGCCGCCAAAGCTCCGGTGGAAGCACGCCTAAAAACGATGATTACGAGCCTACTGGCGCTGCCCGAGTACCAGTTGATGTAGAATGTAGCGCGAAGCTCCTGCTTCGCGTGTCGTTGAACGATGATCATTGGGTAACCTAGGTGCAAGTCGTTCAACGATGCACGGAGCGGGAGCTTCGCGCTACGTCAGCACATTACCTCACCAAAAACCAACCTCATGACCAATCGTCGCGACTTCCTGAAAACGTCGGTGCTGGCTAGCTCGCTGCTATTCGTGCCGAAATTCCTGCACGCGTTGGACCGGCAGGGCGTGGCCCGGCTCGGCAACTCCAATGGGCGGCGACTCGTGGTCATTCAGCTGGGCGGCGGCAACGACGGGCTGAATACCATCGTGCCCTACCGCAACGATTTGTACTACAAAGCTAGGCCTACACTAGCACTGCGCGAGCAGAGCGGCCTGCTGACCCTAAACGACGACCTAGCCCTGAACCCGGCCATGACCAAGCTGAAGGCGCTCTACGACGAGGGGCGAATGGGCGTGCTCAATAGCGTGGGTTATCCCAATCCCGACCGCTCGCACTTCCGCTCCATGGATATTTGGCAGAGCGGCTCGGCGGCCGATCAGGTGGTGACAACGGGTTGGCTAGGTCGTTACCTCGACTCCAACTGTGCCGAGTGCCAGGTGCCCTACACTGGCGTGGAAGTAGACGACACGCTGAGCTTAGCCATGAAAGGCGGTCAGCGGAAAGGCTTGGCCCTAAAAAACCCCGAGAAGTTTCACCAGATCACCCAAAACCACTTCATCGCGCAGGTGAGCGGCGAGCAAGCGCCCAGCAATGCGTCCTCCGAGCTAGATTACTTGTACAAGACGCTGGCTGAAACTTCCTCGTCGGCGGAGTATCTGTACCAGACCTCGAAGGTGTATAAGTCTAGCGTGACGTACCCCAACACGGAATTTGGTCGCAACCTGAAAACGACCGCCGAGCTTATTAATTCGGGTATCGAGACGCGGGTGTTCTATGTGTCACTCTCGGGCTTCGATACGCACGTGCGGCAACACGAGCAGCAGGGCAAGCTACTTGGCGACTTAGCGGAGGGACTAGGTGCCTTCACGGAAGACTTGCAGAAAAGCGGACAGTTCGATAGCACGCTCGTGATGACGTTCTCGGAATTTGGGCGGCGCGTGCAACAAAACGCCAGCAACGGCACCGACCACGGCACGGCCAACAACATGATGCTGCTCGGCGGAGCCTTACGCAAGCCCGGTATTCTTAACGCGGCGCCGGACCTAGCCAACCTCGATCAGGGTGACTTACGTTACCAACTTGACTTTCGGAGCGTGTACGCAACCGTGCTGCGAGACTGGCTTGGAGCTAATGACACAGCCATTCTAGGAAGTGAATTTGAAAGGCTGTCAGGAATTGTATAAAAAATTTTATTCTGTTAATCAATTAGTTATGTAAAATAAGGGCTTACAGAATATGGGTATTTTATTAGCTCAACAATATCAATAAATTCCTGCGTGCGTAAGAGGAGACAAACAACCTTACCAAACCAACCAAAACTCTTCTTACGATGAAAATATTATCACCATCAGCCCACGGCGTAATGGATTACGCGACGGTTGCCATCTTTGCGCTAGCTCCCACCATTTTCGGCTTCACGGGTACGTACGCCACGGTTTGTTATGTACTAGCAGCTGGCTATTTGGTTGTCACGTTGCTGACCGCTTTCCCCATGGGTGCCATCAAGATGATTCCGTTCCCTATACATGGCGGCTTCGAGCTAGTTAGTGGTCCTATTATCCTGGCTTCGCCTTGGATCTTTGGCTTTGCTGATGCCAACCCAGTGGCCCGTAACTTCTTCGTTGCCATGGGTGTTGTCTTCCTGTTAGTATGGATGATTACCGATTGGCATGCTCAAACGCAAACTCATGCTCGCGGTTCGCTTATGACCGATCATAACCACTAGAGCTTAGTTATTTATAGTTTCTAGCTAAACGAAAAGGCCGATGTGGTACATACCACATCGGCCTTTTCGTTTAGCTAGAAGTTGCTGTAATGTAAGAGTGACTGCTAAGAAGCAATTCTAGTTCTTAATGCGGCAAACCAGCTACCGCCGGAAGCTGAAGCCAATAAAGTACTCGTGGTCAGTTTGGCGGTCGAGGGCAATGTGGGTGCCGAAATCAAGCTGCAGGTTGTCGCCGATGTCGAACTGCGGGCCTAGGTTGATGGAAGTGCGCCACGCCGACCCACGCATATCCCAATAGCCTACCAGCTCCACAAAGCCTTCGAGCCATTTAGCAAACTCTCGGTCGATGGTGAAGGTCGGGGTGAGTTGCGTGTAGTGTGAAGATGTTTCGCGGTCGTAGCTCCATACGCCAGCTACCTGGCCGCCTACATTCCAGTTGTGCGGTAGCTTATAAACCATTGGAACAGAGAGCCCAAGCTCCGTACCGCCTTCGCCCACATTGTGGCCGGTGGGCATGCGTACCAGCCCGAGCACTGCCAGCGCGAATGGTTTGTTGTCGTCGCCAACGATGTTGCGCTTCACGCGCAGCGTAAGATCCCCGAAACCCGCCTGACGGAGCGGCGAATCGTTGCCCGGGTCTTCCCATTGCTTATCAACGATGTACGACTCGACTTGCAGCTGTACATCCGTTTTGTCGGTGAGACCTAGCTTCAGGAGCATATGGTTTACATAAAACTCCCGTTCGCGGCTGCCCCGTTGGCGGCCATTAATTAGCCTAAAGCCGTCGTCTTCCAGTTGAAAGTGCCCGGCATCAACCGTGTAAGGGCTGTCGGTGATGCCGGGGCGGTCGGGCACCAAGGGACGCATGTATTTGCGCGGCGTCGGGTTGAAGAGCTTGTACTGGTGCTTGTCGACCGGAATAGTGTCGTTGAGAACTTGGGCGTGCGCGGCGCCCGTCGCGGCCAGCAGTATCTGAGCCGCTACTAGTAAGCGAGTGTACGATTT
This Hymenobacter sp. GOD-10R DNA region includes the following protein-coding sequences:
- a CDS encoding lamin tail domain-containing protein; protein product: MRKLFLSLFSLLSFPAAAQLTDSFADGNLTQNPTWTGDATSFQVNTQLQLQSNGPATTGTTLQLTTPCQAATGTTWEFYANLKLATSSGNYADVWLMADQADLKTTGTKGYFVRLGGTLDEVALFRKDATGSPVYVVNGLDGTLASSTNNVVRVRVTRSPQNVWKLERDLTGAGTSYVSEGTATDATHQRSNYFGVLLTYSAANNRSFYFDDFRVTDATPPVLVSATPVTARQLDVVYNELVDAAPSAVSYRLTGAGAPPVLTAQRDASDPATVHLALGADLPLGNNILEARNVADLYGNTAAGPLAVSCVNKGFPVAPGVNQVLITEIMADETPVVGLPASEYLEIHNPTSGTLLDLGGVRLQKAGSTTAAVFPAGATLLPGEYAVVCGSTRATQFASFGKVFGLTNFPSLSNSGDQLLLRSRAGQTLFEVNYSDTWYKDNRKKDGGWALEMVDLANPCAGIDNWTASTDASGGTPSRVNSTKATKPDLTPPALLRALALTPTTVRLFFAEKLDSTTVANPALYTLAPAAAITRAAPVGPDFRMVDLTLAAPLAVNKPTTVTAQRITDCVGNAAGPATSAAFALPGTPAPGDIVINEVLFNPRTGGVDFVELLNRSAQYLDVHGWRLSSETVTGTDVMDISSEPYVLAPGQLVVLTTRPDVVQSQYPTHDAAAFLAMNNFPSLPDDAGTVIVLDATSQTLDRYTYNKSQHLALLDDLNGVSLERVRPEGPSLASNFHSAASVVGYATPGRPNSQYQQDPGGDKFFRIDPEVFTPDGDGQHDLTTINYTLNQGGYVASVTVYDAQSRPTRHLVRNETLAVSGFLPWDGLSDQGRKAPIGYYVFYIELLQPSTSLKYEYKRTVVLGARL
- a CDS encoding DUF1800 domain-containing protein, whose translation is MTTQKRIQHLYWRAGFGPRPEDVDADMSPRKALRKLLRESEKFEPLDSPLMRYTEIKPPFVAGSAPAPVMDSRVTGMTTTPDQMATSANTSATVAGLAPRALLAGSTPGRPMLLRRSQLTPQQRKMENEGIRDAFYQMNLGWMERMANSLAQLREKMTFFWHGHFACRVRQPVTALQLNNTIRQLALGNFGDLLLAVSKEPAMLQFLNNQQNRKQHPNENFAREVMELFTIGRGNYTEHDVKEAARAFTGWSSDEQHQFIFREKQHDTGSKTFIGRTGNFSGEDILTILLEQPKTAEFITTKLYRFFVNDTPSPAHIQPLAQAFYKSHYDISALLEQMFSADWFYEAANVGNRIKSPIELLAGIKRTLGVQMEDPKPLIGYEKALGQTLFEPPNVAGWPGGRNWIDSSSLLLRLQLPQVLFKNAQFNVALKEDENDILPSVAKADRTFRQQVKTHLELKPIAAFLAKIPEDQQAAKLSEFLLQAPIRPENLVLVQQTAAKAPVEARLKTMITSLLALPEYQLM
- a CDS encoding DUF1501 domain-containing protein, yielding MTNRRDFLKTSVLASSLLFVPKFLHALDRQGVARLGNSNGRRLVVIQLGGGNDGLNTIVPYRNDLYYKARPTLALREQSGLLTLNDDLALNPAMTKLKALYDEGRMGVLNSVGYPNPDRSHFRSMDIWQSGSAADQVVTTGWLGRYLDSNCAECQVPYTGVEVDDTLSLAMKGGQRKGLALKNPEKFHQITQNHFIAQVSGEQAPSNASSELDYLYKTLAETSSSAEYLYQTSKVYKSSVTYPNTEFGRNLKTTAELINSGIETRVFYVSLSGFDTHVRQHEQQGKLLGDLAEGLGAFTEDLQKSGQFDSTLVMTFSEFGRRVQQNASNGTDHGTANNMMLLGGALRKPGILNAAPDLANLDQGDLRYQLDFRSVYATVLRDWLGANDTAILGSEFERLSGIV
- a CDS encoding SPW repeat domain-containing protein → MKILSPSAHGVMDYATVAIFALAPTIFGFTGTYATVCYVLAAGYLVVTLLTAFPMGAIKMIPFPIHGGFELVSGPIILASPWIFGFADANPVARNFFVAMGVVFLLVWMITDWHAQTQTHARGSLMTDHNH
- a CDS encoding transporter; translation: MAKSYTRLLVAAQILLAATGAAHAQVLNDTIPVDKHQYKLFNPTPRKYMRPLVPDRPGITDSPYTVDAGHFQLEDDGFRLINGRQRGSREREFYVNHMLLKLGLTDKTDVQLQVESYIVDKQWEDPGNDSPLRQAGFGDLTLRVKRNIVGDDNKPFALAVLGLVRMPTGHNVGEGGTELGLSVPMVYKLPHNWNVGGQVAGVWSYDRETSSHYTQLTPTFTIDREFAKWLEGFVELVGYWDMRGSAWRTSINLGPQFDIGDNLQLDFGTHIALDRQTDHEYFIGFSFRR